Proteins encoded within one genomic window of Streptomyces profundus:
- a CDS encoding DUF6049 family protein has product MAEVTGTTSSCGGADRQPGPRPGRGRRLTALLAALLATVLLNGLVPASARGTSASSEVGTESLTATVSITEQTPMAPEADDTLSLRGTITNEGSTAIIGSSVAARQGVLLDSRNAINQAMARTEFVQEVDGTIVRGHGQDIGRIEPGMSRTFSLEVPVSALSLGADGVYQLGVTLTGQTEDRQWDQILGIGRGLLPWQDSGEPPGTDTQLTVLWPLVSRTHLTAQTGADEEQTPAFRDGSLLEEISPGGRLHQMVTLGAELPVTWVIDADLLASVDAMVEEYQVYEGDELVAGDGQEEARAWLSALREAVREDEVVALPFGDPDLASLAHQGRDVQGALRQLAVATETAAVTVETVLNVKPTTDYAWPVEGAIDPSIVSVATSAGAHHVIARSDSLRDDSLPHTPTAARPIGDGNTAIVADDVLSTLFTADMSRTGHATLARQRLLAETLSIAQQEPGTARSLLLAPQRMPTGAQAQAMAEALRALQEHADWITFADLSSAASAQPDPGANQRVPRDEDYPSRLRQQELPTSAFQTMRETQRTLDDFKVILTRPDRVEPPFGNAIRREMSNSWRGHESDAAEYRFAVQNGLEDLTGRVHLIQKSPITLSGRSATIPVTVENNLVQDVKGLELRLTSSRRLGLEVSETQEIAVGGGHSQTVKFSTTARANGRTLLEAQLFTSDNKAFGEPMGFQANVTSITSAVLMVIAGGLLLVVLAGIRMYTQRKRAARERDASDDDVPVGESEADTSGVNTGTPPRGERLDSDE; this is encoded by the coding sequence GTGGCAGAGGTGACGGGGACTACGTCGTCCTGCGGCGGTGCGGACCGACAGCCCGGGCCGCGTCCCGGCCGTGGCCGGCGGCTCACCGCCCTGCTGGCCGCCCTGCTGGCCACCGTGCTGCTCAACGGCCTCGTCCCGGCCTCCGCCAGGGGAACGTCGGCTTCGAGCGAGGTCGGCACGGAATCCCTCACCGCCACGGTGTCCATCACCGAGCAGACGCCCATGGCGCCGGAGGCCGACGACACCCTCTCGCTGCGCGGCACCATCACCAACGAGGGCTCGACGGCCATCATCGGCAGCTCGGTAGCGGCCCGCCAGGGCGTCCTGCTGGACAGTCGCAACGCCATCAACCAGGCGATGGCCCGTACCGAGTTCGTCCAGGAGGTCGACGGCACCATAGTGCGGGGCCATGGCCAGGACATCGGAAGGATCGAGCCGGGTATGTCCCGGACCTTCTCCCTTGAGGTCCCGGTCTCCGCCCTCTCACTCGGCGCCGACGGCGTCTACCAACTCGGCGTCACGCTGACCGGACAGACCGAGGACCGTCAGTGGGACCAGATCCTGGGCATCGGCCGCGGTCTGCTGCCGTGGCAGGACAGCGGGGAGCCGCCCGGGACGGACACCCAGCTCACCGTGCTCTGGCCACTGGTCTCCCGCACCCACCTGACCGCCCAGACCGGGGCGGACGAGGAACAGACGCCCGCGTTCCGGGACGGCTCGCTGCTGGAGGAGATCTCCCCCGGCGGCCGGCTCCACCAGATGGTCACCCTCGGCGCCGAGCTCCCCGTCACCTGGGTGATCGACGCGGACCTGTTGGCCTCGGTGGACGCCATGGTCGAGGAGTACCAGGTGTACGAGGGCGACGAGCTGGTCGCCGGCGATGGGCAGGAGGAGGCCCGAGCCTGGCTGAGCGCCCTCAGGGAGGCGGTGCGCGAGGACGAGGTGGTCGCGCTGCCCTTCGGCGACCCGGATCTCGCCTCGCTGGCCCACCAGGGCCGCGATGTCCAGGGCGCGCTCCGCCAGTTGGCCGTCGCGACCGAGACCGCCGCCGTGACGGTGGAGACGGTGCTCAACGTGAAACCGACCACGGACTACGCCTGGCCCGTGGAAGGTGCCATCGATCCGTCCATCGTCTCGGTGGCCACCTCGGCCGGCGCGCACCATGTGATCGCCCGGAGCGACAGCCTCCGTGACGACTCCCTGCCCCACACGCCCACGGCGGCGCGGCCCATCGGCGACGGCAACACCGCGATCGTCGCCGACGACGTCCTGTCGACGCTCTTCACCGCCGACATGAGCCGCACCGGCCATGCGACGCTGGCCCGCCAGCGGCTGTTGGCGGAGACCCTCTCAATCGCCCAGCAGGAGCCGGGCACCGCGCGCAGCCTGCTGCTCGCCCCCCAGCGCATGCCGACCGGCGCCCAGGCCCAGGCGATGGCCGAAGCGCTGCGGGCGCTTCAGGAGCACGCGGACTGGATCACCTTCGCCGACCTGAGCTCGGCGGCCTCGGCCCAGCCCGATCCCGGGGCCAACCAGCGGGTGCCCCGCGACGAGGACTACCCCTCGCGGCTGCGGCAGCAGGAGCTGCCCACCAGCGCCTTCCAGACCATGCGGGAGACCCAGCGCACCCTGGACGACTTCAAGGTCATCCTCACCCGTCCCGACCGCGTGGAGCCCCCCTTCGGCAACGCGATCCGACGCGAGATGTCCAACTCCTGGCGAGGCCACGAGTCGGACGCCGCGGAGTACCGCTTCGCCGTCCAGAACGGGCTGGAGGATCTCACCGGGCGGGTGCATCTCATTCAGAAGAGCCCGATCACGCTCTCCGGACGCAGCGCCACCATCCCGGTCACCGTCGAGAACAACCTGGTTCAGGACGTCAAGGGCCTGGAGCTGCGGCTGACCTCCAGCCGCCGGCTGGGGCTTGAGGTCAGCGAGACCCAGGAGATCGCGGTCGGCGGCGGCCACAGCCAGACCGTGAAGTTCTCCACCACCGCCCGCGCCAACGGGCGCACCCTCCTTGAGGCCCAGCTCTTCACCTCGGACAACAAGGCGTTCGGCGAGCCCATGGGCTTCCAGGCCAATGTCACCTCGATCACCTCCGCCGTGCTGATGGTGATCGCCGGCGGCCTTCTCCTCGTGGTACTCGCCGGCATCCGGATGTACACCCAACGCAAGCGCGCCGCCAGAGAGCGCGACGCGTCGGACGACGACGTCCCGGTGGGTGAGAGCGAAGCCGACACCAGCGGCGTCAACACCGGCACCCCGCCCAGGGGTGAGAGGCTGGACTCCGACGAGTGA
- a CDS encoding CCA tRNA nucleotidyltransferase: MGRVGPPATVGPRPGHVPCAVVPNDRKDTNVRDAAPELSQAQRRAVGELLRVSPIADDLASRFAQAGFTLALVGGSVRDALLGRLGNDLDFTTDARPQDVLRLVRPWADAVWEVGIAFGTVGCRKSAPAEDGVGDRRDYQLEITTYRSEAYDRESRKPEVVYGDSLEEDLLRRDFTVNAMAVALPRKEFIDPHNGLSDLAERVLRTPGTPEESFSDDPLRMLRAARFAAQLDFTVAEPVRVAMTEMADRIDIVSAERVRDELSKLLIAPQPRKGITLLVEAGLADRVLPEVPALRLERDEHHRHKDVYEHSLTVLEQAIDLEEDGPDLVLRLAALLHDIGKPKTRRFESDGRVSFHHHEIVGAKLTKQRMTRLKYPNELIKDVSRLVELHLRFHGYGTGEWTDSAVRRYVRDAGPLLSRLHKLTRSDCTTRNRRKAQALSRAYDSLEERIERLKEQEELDAIRPDLNGNEVMEVLGIGPGPEVGRAYRFLLEMRLEKGPLEREEAIAALKDWWADQSSA; the protein is encoded by the coding sequence ATGGGCCGGGTAGGGCCCCCGGCCACGGTGGGACCCCGGCCGGGACACGTACCCTGTGCTGTTGTGCCGAACGACAGGAAAGACACCAACGTCCGCGACGCCGCGCCCGAGCTGAGCCAGGCGCAGCGGCGTGCCGTGGGCGAGCTGCTGAGGGTCTCCCCCATCGCTGACGACCTCGCCTCCCGCTTCGCGCAGGCCGGGTTCACCTTGGCGCTCGTGGGGGGCTCGGTGCGAGACGCGCTCCTCGGGCGGCTCGGCAACGATCTCGACTTCACCACGGACGCGCGTCCCCAGGATGTGCTGCGGCTGGTCCGTCCCTGGGCCGATGCCGTCTGGGAGGTCGGTATCGCCTTCGGGACCGTGGGATGTCGCAAAAGCGCCCCGGCCGAGGACGGTGTGGGCGATCGCCGCGACTATCAGTTGGAGATCACCACCTACCGTTCCGAGGCATACGACCGGGAGTCCCGCAAACCCGAGGTCGTCTACGGCGATTCGTTGGAAGAGGACCTGCTGCGTCGGGACTTCACGGTCAACGCGATGGCCGTCGCCCTGCCGCGCAAGGAGTTCATCGATCCGCACAACGGCCTCTCGGATCTCGCGGAGCGGGTGCTCCGCACTCCCGGCACTCCGGAGGAGTCCTTCTCCGACGATCCGCTGCGGATGCTGCGTGCGGCCCGGTTCGCCGCGCAGTTGGACTTCACGGTCGCGGAGCCGGTGCGGGTGGCGATGACGGAGATGGCCGACCGGATCGACATCGTCTCGGCCGAGCGGGTGCGCGACGAGCTCAGCAAGTTGCTCATCGCCCCGCAGCCGCGTAAGGGCATCACGCTTCTGGTCGAGGCGGGACTGGCCGACCGGGTCCTCCCCGAGGTGCCTGCGCTGCGTCTGGAGCGGGACGAACACCACCGGCACAAGGATGTCTACGAGCACAGCCTGACCGTCCTGGAACAGGCCATCGACCTGGAGGAGGACGGCCCCGACCTCGTGCTGCGGCTGGCCGCGCTCCTGCACGACATCGGCAAGCCCAAGACGCGGCGCTTCGAATCGGACGGCCGGGTCTCCTTCCATCACCATGAGATCGTCGGCGCCAAGCTGACCAAGCAGCGCATGACCCGGCTCAAGTACCCCAACGAGCTGATCAAGGATGTCTCTCGACTGGTGGAGCTCCACCTCCGCTTCCACGGCTATGGAACGGGCGAGTGGACCGACTCGGCGGTGCGGCGCTATGTGCGGGACGCGGGGCCGCTGCTGAGCCGGCTCCACAAGCTGACCCGCTCGGACTGCACCACCCGGAACAGGCGGAAGGCGCAGGCGCTGTCCCGGGCCTATGACAGCTTGGAAGAGCGCATCGAGCGGCTCAAGGAGCAGGAGGAGCTCGATGCCATTCGTCCCGACCTCAACGGCAATGAGGTGATGGAGGTCCTCGGGATCGGCCCGGGGCCCGAGGTGGGGCGCGCCTACCGTTTCCTCTTGGAGATGCGGTTGGAGAAGGGCCCCCTGGAGCGCGAGGAGGCCATCGCGGCCCTCAAGGACTGGTGGGCCGATCAGTCCTCAGCGTGA
- a CDS encoding MFS transporter, with the protein MKPERQHEAPSVIGSLRILLRGDGFKRLLTVRLLSQFADGVFQVGLATYVVFAPEQETTPGDIAAAMAVLLLPYSLLGPFAGVLLDRWRRRQVLFHGNLLRCALVVATCALILGGAPDWLFYLSALMVTAVNRFVLAGLSASLPRVVEREQLVIANSLSPTAGTLAATVGGGGALVVQLLARSQGVQDSLALLLAAGIYLLAGLSALRLGRDQLGPENAQAPPSLGSAIIATSRGLAAGLRHLRERPPAAWTLAGVGLMRFCYGALLVTVLMLCRYAWDEGGDEGVALLGIAVGVSGAGFFVAALVTPWLVARVGRLGWYIRCALAAAILVPVLGLSFQPVPMLIAAFVLGLVSQSAKIVTDTVVQSSVSDAFRGRVFSLYDMLYNIAFVGAAGVAALILPADGRSAALLCLVSALYALTAVLIHRLRRSTVSRETVERTG; encoded by the coding sequence GTGAAACCTGAAAGACAGCACGAGGCTCCCTCGGTCATCGGCAGCCTGCGCATCCTCCTGCGTGGTGATGGCTTCAAGCGTCTGCTCACCGTACGGCTGCTCTCCCAGTTCGCCGATGGCGTCTTCCAGGTGGGGCTCGCCACCTACGTGGTGTTCGCCCCCGAACAGGAGACGACCCCCGGCGATATCGCCGCGGCCATGGCGGTGTTGCTGCTCCCCTATTCCCTGCTGGGCCCCTTCGCCGGGGTGCTGCTGGACCGGTGGCGTCGACGCCAGGTGCTCTTTCACGGCAACCTTCTCCGCTGCGCCCTGGTCGTCGCGACCTGCGCCCTGATCCTGGGCGGCGCCCCGGACTGGCTCTTCTATCTCTCCGCGCTGATGGTCACCGCGGTGAACCGCTTCGTCCTCGCGGGCCTCTCGGCCTCGCTGCCACGCGTGGTGGAGCGCGAGCAACTGGTGATCGCCAACTCCCTCTCTCCCACGGCGGGAACGCTGGCCGCAACGGTCGGCGGTGGAGGGGCCCTCGTGGTGCAGCTGCTCGCGCGCTCCCAGGGAGTACAGGACTCCCTGGCCCTGCTGCTGGCGGCGGGCATCTATCTCCTCGCCGGGCTGTCCGCGCTTCGGCTGGGTCGGGACCAGTTGGGCCCGGAGAACGCTCAGGCGCCGCCGAGCCTGGGCAGCGCCATCATCGCCACCAGCCGGGGGCTGGCCGCCGGGCTGCGGCATCTCAGGGAACGACCGCCCGCCGCGTGGACCCTCGCGGGTGTCGGGCTGATGCGGTTCTGCTACGGCGCTCTTCTGGTCACCGTGTTGATGCTCTGCCGGTACGCCTGGGACGAGGGTGGCGACGAAGGCGTCGCCCTCCTGGGGATCGCGGTCGGCGTCTCAGGCGCGGGCTTCTTCGTCGCGGCCCTGGTGACCCCCTGGCTGGTGGCCCGCGTGGGGCGGCTGGGCTGGTACATCCGATGCGCGCTGGCAGCGGCGATCCTGGTGCCGGTGTTGGGACTCTCCTTCCAACCGGTGCCGATGCTGATCGCCGCCTTCGTGCTGGGGCTGGTCTCGCAGAGCGCCAAGATCGTCACGGACACGGTGGTGCAGTCGTCCGTCTCCGACGCGTTCCGCGGGCGCGTCTTCTCCCTCTACGACATGCTCTACAACATCGCCTTTGTCGGGGCAGCCGGAGTCGCGGCCTTGATACTGCCGGCCGACGGACGTTCCGCCGCACTGCTCTGCCTGGTGTCCGCCCTCTACGCACTCACCGCGGTACTGATCCACCGGCTCCGCCGCTCCACCGTTTCACGTGAAACAGTGGAGCGGACCGGTTGA
- a CDS encoding glycosyltransferase family 87 protein, which produces MAHPNQRAVVHPTAQDEVAAAGSELIGGPSGRRAGSASGWWNPLRVIALVLIGMFALGMAQKAPCYQEGWFFGATTQYSHACYSDIPHLYGSRGFADGIVPYYERIPDALSDGMEYLEYPVLTGLFMQVASWLTPSGGAQYEAQIYWMVNAGLLLICALLIALCVSRIHRNRPWDGLLVAVAPALALNATINWDLLAGALTCAALLMWSRSRPVLAGVLIGLATAAKLYPVLLLGPLLLLCWRAGRWRAFGAATAAAVGSWLAVNLPVMLPAFEGWSKFYTFSQERSVDVGSVWLIIAQRGDTGLESVNDYAIVVMVLGCVGIAALALAAPRRPRLAQLAFLVVALFILTNKVYSPQYVLWLIPLAVLARPRWRDFLIWQACEVLYFLGIWMYLLYRHGEEHQGLSIGGYQFAIALHLLGTLYLCVLVVRDTLRPEYDIVRRDGSDDPGGGVLDGAPDAFGLRRRREAPVSAPSAYVAWGSKPAAAPAPHPTTFRPEHPWPADSSDDVSRET; this is translated from the coding sequence ATGGCGCATCCCAACCAACGAGCGGTCGTACACCCCACCGCTCAGGACGAGGTGGCCGCCGCCGGCAGCGAACTGATCGGCGGGCCCTCGGGCCGCCGGGCGGGGTCGGCCAGCGGCTGGTGGAATCCGCTCCGCGTGATCGCCCTGGTGCTGATCGGGATGTTCGCCCTGGGGATGGCCCAGAAGGCGCCCTGCTATCAGGAGGGCTGGTTCTTCGGCGCCACCACCCAGTACAGCCACGCCTGTTATTCGGACATTCCCCATCTGTACGGCTCGCGTGGCTTCGCCGACGGGATCGTCCCCTACTACGAGAGGATTCCCGACGCCCTCTCGGACGGCATGGAGTATCTGGAGTACCCGGTGCTCACCGGGCTCTTCATGCAGGTCGCTTCCTGGCTGACCCCCAGCGGCGGCGCTCAGTACGAGGCGCAGATCTACTGGATGGTCAACGCCGGCCTGCTGCTGATCTGCGCCCTGCTGATCGCCCTCTGCGTGTCCCGTATCCACCGCAACCGCCCCTGGGACGGCCTGTTGGTTGCGGTCGCCCCCGCCCTCGCGCTGAACGCCACCATCAACTGGGACCTGTTGGCCGGCGCGCTCACCTGCGCCGCCCTGCTGATGTGGTCCCGCAGCAGGCCGGTGCTGGCGGGTGTCCTGATCGGCCTGGCGACAGCGGCCAAGCTCTACCCCGTGCTGCTGCTCGGCCCGCTGCTGCTGCTCTGCTGGCGCGCGGGACGCTGGCGCGCGTTCGGCGCCGCCACAGCGGCGGCCGTCGGCTCCTGGTTGGCCGTCAACCTTCCGGTGATGCTCCCCGCCTTCGAGGGCTGGTCGAAGTTCTACACCTTCAGCCAGGAACGCTCGGTCGATGTCGGTTCCGTCTGGCTGATCATCGCCCAACGCGGCGACACCGGCCTGGAGTCGGTCAACGACTACGCGATCGTGGTGATGGTGCTCGGCTGCGTCGGCATCGCCGCGCTCGCCCTGGCCGCGCCACGAAGGCCACGACTGGCACAACTCGCCTTCCTCGTCGTGGCGTTGTTCATCCTCACCAACAAGGTCTACTCGCCGCAGTATGTGCTCTGGCTCATCCCACTGGCGGTACTGGCGCGACCTCGGTGGCGCGACTTCCTGATCTGGCAGGCCTGCGAGGTGCTCTACTTCCTCGGCATCTGGATGTATCTCCTCTATCGCCATGGCGAGGAGCATCAGGGGCTCTCCATCGGCGGCTACCAGTTCGCCATCGCCCTGCACCTGTTGGGGACGCTCTACCTCTGCGTCCTGGTGGTGCGGGACACGCTGCGCCCCGAGTACGACATCGTCCGACGAGATGGCTCCGACGATCCCGGCGGCGGCGTTCTCGACGGCGCCCCCGACGCCTTCGGCCTCCGCAGGCGCAGGGAGGCACCCGTCAGCGCGCCATCCGCCTATGTCGCCTGGGGCAGCAAGCCAGCGGCGGCTCCGGCACCTCATCCCACCACTTTCCGGCCTGAGCACCCCTGGCCGGCCGACAGCTCGGACGACGTTTCACGTGAAACCTGA
- a CDS encoding transglycosylase domain-containing protein has protein sequence MSEHRRKPPQSRGRRAASPSGRRAEPTPAPPTASETPSGGSAELPSQRPYGSRAEARRAAQQGGGRRRAASAAEGATAGGGRRRRAEAPGKKRLIDYPRANKRGVRRWVPSWKQVMGSALTFLGLLIGLIGIAYALTEVPDANAIAKQQSNVYYWADGTRMVVSGGEVNRQNIAFEQIPEAMRDSVVAAENATFWDDSGIDPMGIGRAVLNMARGGDVQSGSTITQQYVKNMYLTADQTIERKARELLLSIKVSAEVSKNDILEGYLNTSYYGRGAHGIQAAAQAYFGVDAEDLDPSQCAFLTNLLKGPSLYDPYNLNGELDPGNLERAQGRWQYVLDRRLEVGNLSQAAYDEIGEFPEINEPTPAMEKEGQIGYLTSLVDNYLIANGIDEKQLSTGGLQIHTTFDKDMMDQMEESVEAVREQHLDPEERSQDRHVQFGAASIVPGDGAIVAIYGGAGYPEHYANNADSPNAQVGSTFKPFVLAAAMRDGVRDPEKGPEQSRGDRTPLSPESTYLSENEAQIMNYDGEPLMVEDEETGEDVPWFQRNFEDRSQGELTLREAMEVSANTPFVQLGMDVGPDLVAEAAADAGLLRDSLGPADDSVPSFALGVSTPGPIRMATAYGTFAASGERAEPYSVTLVESSEGVLFEHEGETERAFEAAIADNVTDVLASVVESEQGSGRDAQVLDRPVAGKTGTTDENKSAWFVGYTPHLSTAVGMWRYPSDPEDLQEDEEAGFLSMFDTAGMQRINGSSLPLEVWIGFMQEATAGHDKTPFPEPPDIGETIWGGGATSPPPVPTETPDPPAETEEPEEPEESDEPEPSDPPTEEEPDPDPTEPCEDWDWTCGDPSGPDGGPGGPGDPGGPEGPGDNDAGDPGTIDGPGGGDVDGDTSTIFP, from the coding sequence ATGAGCGAGCACCGTCGCAAGCCACCGCAGTCGCGCGGTCGGCGCGCCGCGTCGCCTTCCGGTCGCCGCGCTGAACCAACGCCCGCTCCCCCCACGGCCTCCGAGACGCCCTCCGGCGGAAGCGCCGAGCTGCCGTCGCAACGACCCTATGGCAGCAGGGCCGAGGCCCGCCGCGCCGCGCAGCAGGGCGGCGGCAGGCGACGCGCGGCCAGCGCGGCGGAGGGCGCCACCGCCGGCGGCGGTCGACGGCGCCGCGCCGAGGCCCCGGGCAAGAAACGGCTGATCGACTACCCGCGCGCCAACAAACGGGGGGTGCGCCGCTGGGTCCCCTCCTGGAAACAGGTGATGGGCTCGGCGCTGACGTTTCTCGGCCTGCTGATCGGCCTGATCGGCATCGCCTACGCGTTGACCGAGGTGCCGGACGCCAACGCCATCGCCAAGCAGCAGAGCAATGTGTACTACTGGGCCGACGGCACCCGGATGGTGGTCTCCGGCGGCGAGGTGAACCGGCAGAACATCGCCTTCGAGCAGATCCCGGAGGCGATGCGCGACTCCGTGGTCGCCGCGGAGAACGCCACCTTCTGGGACGACTCGGGTATCGACCCGATGGGCATCGGCCGGGCCGTGCTCAACATGGCCAGGGGCGGCGATGTCCAGTCCGGCTCCACCATCACCCAGCAGTACGTGAAGAACATGTACCTCACGGCGGACCAGACCATCGAGCGCAAGGCGCGCGAACTGCTGCTCTCGATCAAGGTCAGCGCCGAGGTCTCCAAGAACGACATCCTGGAGGGGTACCTCAACACCTCCTACTACGGCCGGGGCGCCCACGGCATCCAGGCCGCCGCCCAGGCGTACTTCGGCGTGGACGCCGAGGATCTCGACCCCAGCCAGTGCGCCTTCCTCACCAACCTGCTCAAGGGCCCCAGCCTCTACGACCCGTACAACCTCAACGGCGAGTTGGACCCGGGCAACCTGGAGCGCGCACAGGGACGTTGGCAGTACGTGCTGGACCGCCGTCTGGAGGTGGGCAACCTCTCCCAGGCCGCGTACGACGAGATCGGCGAGTTCCCCGAGATCAACGAGCCCACCCCGGCCATGGAGAAGGAAGGCCAGATCGGCTACCTGACCAGCCTGGTCGACAACTACCTGATCGCCAACGGCATCGACGAGAAGCAGCTGTCCACGGGCGGGCTTCAGATCCACACCACGTTCGACAAGGACATGATGGATCAGATGGAGGAGTCCGTCGAAGCGGTCCGGGAACAGCACCTCGACCCGGAGGAGCGCTCGCAGGACCGCCATGTGCAGTTCGGCGCCGCCTCCATCGTGCCGGGCGACGGCGCGATCGTGGCCATCTACGGCGGCGCCGGCTATCCCGAGCACTACGCGAACAACGCCGACTCCCCCAACGCACAGGTGGGTTCGACGTTCAAGCCGTTCGTGCTGGCCGCCGCGATGCGCGACGGTGTCCGCGATCCAGAGAAGGGGCCGGAGCAGTCCCGAGGCGACCGCACCCCGCTCTCCCCCGAGAGTACGTATCTGAGCGAGAACGAAGCCCAGATCATGAACTACGACGGGGAACCGCTGATGGTCGAGGACGAGGAGACCGGCGAGGACGTCCCCTGGTTCCAGCGGAACTTCGAGGATCGTTCCCAGGGGGAGCTGACCCTGCGCGAGGCCATGGAGGTCTCGGCCAACACGCCCTTCGTCCAGCTGGGCATGGACGTCGGCCCCGACCTGGTGGCCGAAGCAGCCGCGGACGCCGGCCTGTTGAGGGACAGCCTCGGCCCGGCCGACGACTCGGTGCCGTCCTTCGCCCTGGGCGTCTCGACCCCGGGTCCGATCCGGATGGCCACCGCCTACGGCACCTTCGCCGCCAGCGGGGAGCGAGCCGAGCCCTACTCGGTCACCCTGGTCGAGAGCTCCGAGGGAGTGCTCTTCGAGCACGAGGGTGAGACGGAGCGGGCGTTTGAGGCGGCCATCGCGGACAACGTCACCGATGTGCTGGCCAGCGTCGTGGAGAGCGAGCAGGGCAGCGGTCGTGACGCCCAGGTGCTGGACCGGCCGGTAGCCGGCAAGACCGGCACCACGGACGAGAACAAGTCCGCCTGGTTCGTCGGCTACACCCCGCACCTCTCCACCGCGGTCGGCATGTGGCGCTACCCGTCCGACCCGGAGGACCTCCAGGAGGACGAGGAGGCCGGCTTCCTCTCCATGTTCGACACGGCCGGCATGCAGCGGATCAACGGTTCCTCCCTCCCGCTGGAGGTCTGGATCGGCTTTATGCAGGAGGCCACCGCCGGCCACGACAAGACCCCGTTCCCCGAGCCCCCGGACATCGGCGAGACCATCTGGGGCGGCGGCGCCACCAGCCCGCCCCCGGTGCCCACCGAGACGCCCGATCCCCCGGCGGAGACCGAGGAGCCGGAGGAGCCGGAGGAGAGCGACGAGCCGGAGCCCTCGGACCCGCCGACCGAGGAGGAGCCGGATCCCGATCCCACGGAGCCCTGTGAGGACTGGGACTGGACCTGCGGCGACCCATCCGGCCCCGATGGCGGTCCGGGCGGTCCCGGGGACCCAGGAGGGCCCGAAGGCCCGGGCGACAACGACGCCGGGGATCCGGGCACCATCGACGGCCCAGGAGGCGGGGATGTCGACGGAGACACCTCCACCATCTTTCCCTAG
- a CDS encoding PadR family transcriptional regulator, with protein MSRRSGVLEFAVLGLLREAPMHGYELRKRLNTSLGVFRAFSYGSLYPCLKALVQQGWLAEESGRDPADPRATPLSNRRAKIVYRLTAEGKERFEELLAQTGPDAWEDEHFGVRFAFFGQTSQDVRMRVLEGRRSRLEERLAKMRASMARTREKLDAYTLELQRHGMESVEREVRWLNELIESEREGQDQRDHRERGGARERARPDPSDDSTN; from the coding sequence GTGAGCCGGCGTTCAGGTGTCCTGGAATTCGCCGTACTCGGCCTCCTGCGAGAGGCCCCGATGCACGGGTACGAGCTGCGTAAGCGGCTCAACACCTCGCTCGGCGTCTTCCGTGCGTTCAGCTACGGCTCTCTCTACCCCTGCCTCAAGGCGCTCGTCCAGCAGGGCTGGCTCGCCGAGGAGTCGGGCCGGGATCCGGCCGATCCGCGTGCGACGCCGCTGTCCAACCGCCGGGCCAAGATCGTCTATCGCCTCACCGCCGAGGGCAAGGAGCGTTTCGAGGAGCTGCTCGCCCAGACCGGCCCCGACGCCTGGGAGGACGAGCACTTCGGAGTTCGTTTCGCCTTCTTCGGCCAGACGTCCCAGGACGTGCGGATGCGCGTCCTGGAGGGGCGTCGCAGCCGGCTTGAGGAGCGCCTGGCGAAGATGCGGGCCTCGATGGCCCGCACCAGGGAGAAGCTGGACGCTTACACCCTGGAGTTGCAGCGTCACGGCATGGAGTCCGTGGAGCGCGAAGTCCGCTGGCTCAACGAGCTGATCGAGAGCGAGCGGGAAGGACAGGATCAACGCGATCATCGCGAACGAGGGGGTGCGCGGGAACGCGCACGTCCGGATCCTTCCGACGACAGCACCAACTAA